The Amycolatopsis umgeniensis DNA segment GCAGGCTGGTGTCGGTCGCGCAGCGCGAGCATCAGCAGCACTTCCCCCGGCCGGGCTGGGTCGAGCACGACGCGATGGAGATCTGGCGCAACGTCGCCCGGATCGTGCCGCAGGCGCTGGCCGACGCCGGCGTCGAAGCCGGGCAGGTGGTCGGCCTCGGCATCGCGAACCAGCGCGAGACCACGGTGCTGTGGGACCGCCACACCGGCAACCCCGTCGGGCGCGCGATCGTCTGGCAGGACACGCGTACCGACGCCATGCTCGAACACCTCGCCCGCGAGCCGGGCGCGGACCGCGTCCGGCAGCTGTGCGGGCTGCCGCTGGCCACGTACTTCTCCGCGCCCCGTATCCGCTGGATGCTCGAAAGGACGCCTGGCCTGCGGGAACGCGCCGAGCGCGGCGACGTCCTGTTCGGGACGGTCGAGAGCTGGCTGATCTGGAACCTGACCGGCGGCGTCCACGTCACCGACGTCACCAACGCCTCGCGCACCATGCTGATGAACCTGCGGACGCTGTCTTGGGACGACGAACTGCTCGAGTTCTTCGACGTCCCGCGCGCGATGCTGCCGGACATCCGGTCGTCGGCCGAGGTGTACGGGACGACGTCGCGGGTGGTGCCGGGGATCCGGATCGCGGCGGCGCTCGGCGATCAGCAGGCGGCACTGTTCGGCCAGACCTGCTTCGCACCCGGCGAGGCGAAGTGCACTTACGGGACGGGCAGCTTCCTGCTGCTCAACACCGGTCCGACGCCGGTGCTCTCGACCCACGGCATGCTGACCACCGTCGGGTTCAAGATCGGCGACGAGCCGGCCGTGTACGCGCTGGAAGGGTCGATCGCGGTCACCGGATCCCTGGTGCAATGGTTCCGCGACGGGCTCGAACTGATCGGCAGCGCACCCGAGATCGAGACGCTGGCGCGGACGGTCGAGGACAACGGCGGCTGCTACATCGTGCCCGCGTTCTCGGGTCTGTTCGCACCGCACTGGCACAGCGAGGCGCGCGGCGTGATCGCCGGGCTGACGTCGTACATCACCAAGGGCCACCTGGCGAGGGCCGTGCTGGAGGCGACGGGCTGGCAGACGCGCGAGGTCGTCGACGCGATGAACGCCGATTCCGGGCTCGCGCTGTCCACGCTCAAAGTGGACGGCGGGATGACCGCGGACAATCTGCTGATGCAGTTCGTCGCCGACGTGCTCGACGTGCCGGTGGTCCGCCCGATGGTCGCCGAGACGGTGTCGCTGGGCGCGGCGTACGCGGCCGGGCTGTCGGTCGGGTACTGGCCGGATCTGGAGGGCCTGCGCCGCAACTGGCACCGCGCCGGGCAATGGCTGCCGTCGATGGACCCCGCCCGCCGTGACAGCGAGTACGCGCACTGGCGCCAGGCCGTGGAACTGACGTTCGGCTGGATGCGTCCAGGCCCCGCGGCCGCGCCCCCGGGTTCCGACCTGGTCGAGGTCGTGCTGGCCGATCACCGGCGGATCGAGCAGCTCTTCCGGGACCTCCGCAACGACGAGGCCGACCGCCCGGCGCTGATCGCGGAACTGTCGGCGGTGCTCGTCGCCCACGCCACCGCGACCGAACGGATCGTCCGTCCTGATGCGACGGAGAGCGGGCTCGCCGCGGAACTGCTGGCGGTCCTGGAACCGGAGGACTTCGAGAAGGCGTTGGCGGCACTGGAGAATTCGGTCGACGCGCATATCCGCACGGAGGAACGCGGGTTGCTGAACGAACTCCGGCGCACACTGTCCACTTCGGACCGCACCGCTCTCGGCCGGGCCTTCGTCGCCGAACGGCGGCGACAGCTCGACCTCGACTGCGGCTCGGCCGCCCACGTCCGCGAACAGGGTTCCCGGCTGCGGCTCTCGTGACTCGCCAGTAGGGCGTGCTAGCCTGTCGCCGTGCGCCGCTGGACTCGACTCCGCTTTACTCGACTCCGCTTTACCCGAGTCGTAGTCAAGCGCGCCGGCTGAACCAGGTCGCCGGCGCGCATTCCGGCGACCCCTCGACACGGGGCATCTCCCGGGACCTGGCCCTCCATGGCCTGTTCGTTCCCGCCTTTGGAGACCACGATGTCACTCACCACTTTCCAGGTTCCCGCCCCGCGTTCGGCACTGATGGTCCGCCGCCGGATCGCCACCTACTTCGTCGGCGGTGTCGAGCAGATCCCCACCCTGGTCGACACCCTCGGCTGCCTCGTCCACGAACTGTCGGTCGACGTGCGCGACGGGGTCCGGGAAAGCTCCATGACCTGCGCCGTCCTGATCGGCGCGGACGAGGTCGAGCCACTGCTGGAGCGGCTGCGGGGGTTGGACTCGGTCGTCTCGTCCGAATTGGCCTGAGCTCGCGTCGGCTCGAGTGCGTGATCAGACACCGCACTCGCGTGCTCAAACCCGGATCTCGCGTGCTTGGAGACGTGACTCGCGTGCTTGAACACCGCACACGCGAGTTCCGCCTCTGATCACGCGAGTCACGTCTTCAAGCACGCGAGTCACGCCTTCGGCCCGCCGCGAACCCTGGCCGACGCCCGGTTGCACGGTTCCGTGCAGCGCGTCCCCACCTCTTGACTTAGTTAGGAAGCCTTCTTAACTTCGATTTCATGTCTGAGACTCCCCGAAACAGCAGGTCTCAAGCCTATCGTCGGCTCAGCCTGGCCGAGAAGCACGACAACTTCGTCAACCGGTACTCGCGGCGGACCCTGTTCCGGGTGGGCGCGATGAGCGGCGCGGCGCTCACCATCGGCGGCGTCCTCCAGCCTGGCACCGCGATGGCCTCGCCAGGACCGACCGTGTTGCTCAACGCCGACAAGGTCGCGGGTTCGGCGCTCCGGCCGTTCGGGAGGCATATCGCCTATGGGGCCGACCCGTCCCAGCAGGTCGTGGTCTCCTGGCAGGTGCCCGCGGCGGTCACCGCGCCGTTCATCCGGATCGGCACGGTCCCCGGCGACTTCAGCCCGCCCATCCAGGCCGAGGTCCGGGCGCTGACCAGCCAGATGTCCTGGCAGCACCCGGTCGAGGAGGTGCCGCCGAACAGTCCGAAGGCGATCACCCAGTACTACCTCCACGCCCGGATCGATCGGCTCCTGCCCAACACCACGTACTACTACGTCGTCGGTCACGAAGGCTACGACCCCGCCGCCAGGCTCGGCGAAATGGCGAGTTTCCGCACCGCTCCGGCCCCGGGCGGCGACGGCACGTTCTCGTTCACCGCGTTCGGCGACCAGGGCGTCGGCTACAACGCCGTCGCGACCAGCAGCCTGATCGCGGGCCTCGACCCGGCCTTCCACCTCGCCATGGGCGACCTGAGCTACGCCCTCGAGGGCGAGGGCGGGCACCCGGAGGAAGACCAGTACGACGCCCGGCTGTGGGACTCCTTCTTCGTGCAGAACGAGCCGGTCACCGCCGGGATCCCGTGGATGATGGCGCTCGGCAACCACGAGATGGAGGGCTGGTACTCCGCAGACGGCTACGGCGGCGTCCGGGCGCGTTTCACCATGCCGGACAACGCCTGGGACGGGTCCACCTGCATCTACTCGTGGCGATACCAGAACGTCGGCCTGGTCAGCCTCGACGGCAACGACGTCTGCTACAACAGCCCGTCCAATCTGGACTACACCAAGGGCAAGCAGCTCAAGTGGCTCGGCAAGACGCTCGCCGCCTTCCGCGCCGACCCCACGATCGACTTCATCGTCGTCTACTGCCACCAGTGCACGTATTCCACCTGCCATTCCAACGGCGCCGAACTCGGCGCGCAGAAGGACTGGGGACCGCTGTTCGACAAGTACCAGGTGGACCTGGTGCTCAACGGGCACAACCACATCTACGAGCGCACCGACCCCATCCGCGCCGGCAAGTCCGTCAAGAAGGTGCCCTCGCGCGGGACCACCAACCCGGTCAAGGACGGGACGACCTACATCACCGCGGGCGGCGGTGGCGGCAGCGTCTCCGAGTTCCCCGCTCCCGACACCTACCTCGGCCACGAGACCCCCAACGACTCCCCCGTCCCGATGAAGTACTCGGAACGGGACGGTCAGGATCGCACCAAGAAGGTCACCTGGTCCCGTGTCCGGTTCCGCGGCTACAGCCTGGTCGCTGTCGACGTCATCGCGGGCACGGGCACCACACCGCCCAAAATGGACGTCCGCGCGATCAGCGCCGACGGCACCCTGGTCGACCAGATCATCGTGCAGCGGTCGTGACCCGGCGGCGGGACCGCATCGACCGGAAAGCCGGTCCGCCTCGGCCGATCGGCCGGTATCCGAACATCAGGTCCGGCCCGGTTTCCGAAGCGCGGAAACGGTTTCCGTGCGGTCCGCCGCTGTTACGAGTTCATGACAAGAACGAGACGGGACAACGATGATCGTCTCTGAACATCGACACCATGTTCGACGACGAACGAACCAGGCCGATCGCCGTTCCCGGTGCGAACCGGCGACTCCGCCTCCGTGTGACGGTGCTGATCGCTTTCCTGGTCGTCACCGGAATCCTCGGTTACGTGATCTTCCAGGCCAACGCGGAAAGCCGCCCGGCACCGGAAAGACGAGCCGCCACCGTGGTCTTCGACCGTACGTCGGGCGATCAGGTGATCGACGACGCGGGTTCGGAGAGGTTCCGCACGGCTTCGGTGGTGAAACTGTTCATCGCACTGGACGCCGTCACCCACAAGCCGAGCAAAGCCGACGAGGTCCAGCTTTACCGGATGCTGGCGAAAAGCGACGACGCCATCGCCAACACCCTCTGGGCCAGGAACGGCGGGCCGGCGATCGTGACCAGGACGGTGGCCGCCGCCGGGTTGAAGAACACCTCCGCGCCCGCCGACCCGGGCCGCTGGGGCGACACCCTGTCCACCGCGGACGACATCGCCCTGGTGTACCGGCACATCCTCAAACTGCCGAAGGCCAAGCGAAACGCGCTCATCAAGCCGCTGCGGGAGGCGCCGCGGCGTGCGGCCGACGGATTCGACCAGCACTTCGGCATCCCCTCGGCCTTCCAGGACCGGCCGTGGGCCGTGAAACAGGGCTGGGCGTCCGGACGAGGCGCCGTGGACGCGCACACGACCGGGCTCGTCGGGGCGGGCGACCGCTACGTCGTCGTCATCCTGTCCAGTTTCGCCGAAGGCACCGACCTCGGGGCGGCGACGGCGATGACTACCTCGACGGCCGTTTCCCTGGCTCTCCGTCTGGAAAAGTGACTTCGACGGCGTTCTCGACAGTCGTTCTGAAAGCGCTTACAAGAAGCTCGGCGAAACAGGCCAGCGGAGCGGCCGAAACACCTCCTGTCTGCGCCTTAAGCGCGGCCAGCTGCTCGCCCGCCAGCGGGGCGACCCGGTCCATGAACTGCCCCAGGAGCCGCAGCGCCGCGACAGGAGGGATCCCGGCCCCGGCGAGGTCCGCCACCGCACGCGAGATGGACGGGCGCACGACGGCGGGCTCCCCCGCGCCGTCCCGGCCGAGTACCCCGTGCCGCTCCAGGCAGCGGGCGACGGCGGGCTGGTCGCGGGCGAGGTCGGCCATCGCCGCTTCCAGCCGATCGCCGCCGTCCACTGTGGTCGTTCCGAGCATCGCGGCGATGGACACCAGGTTGAAGCCCTGTTTCTGCAGCATCGTGATGCGCCGGAGGCGCCGCAAATGGACCGGACCGTAGTAGGCGGACCTGCCGTGACGGGCCGGCGGCGGCAGCAAACCTCTCGTCTGATGCGCCCGGATATTGCGCGCCGACATGCCGACGATCGTGGACAGGTCTTCGATCGTGTATCCGGCCGGTCGCGACGAAAAGGGCTTCACGCCGATCAGCTTAACCAATGGTCGGATGAGTACACCATGAAGCCGGTGCAATGGTGACGGGACCGTCAACCGATCCCCGGTCGTCGAATGCCGGATTTGGGGAGTTCACTACCTGTCGATTACTCCAGTCAGGCGATCTTGGTAGGCCGAGGACTTCCCTGCCGTTTAAATGCAGCTAAGACATCCGATGTCTGACTCTGTCACCGCCCGCGGAGCGCCGCTGAACCCGATGGCTGGTCGTCAAAGTTTCAACCTTTACCGGGAGGTTTCATGTTCTGGAAACGGATCGCGGTCGCCGCCGTGGCCGCGACCGGGCTGGCCGCGGCGCTCGTGGTGTCCCATGAGGACACCCAGGCCGTCGCGATACAGCCCGCCGCCGCGAAAGTACCCGCGTTCGACCACATCGTCCTCGTGATGTTCGAGAACAAGGACTACAAGGAGATCAACGGCAGTTCCAAGGCCCCGTACTTCAACAAACTCGCCGCACAGGGCGCCAAGTTCACCAAGGCGTACGGGACCACGCACCCCAGCCAGCCGAACTACATCGCCCAGTTCGCCGGCTCGACGCACGGTGTCGACAGCAACAAGTGCCAGGATCTGGGGAACAAGGAGAACATCGCGTCCCAGCTGTTCGGGATCGGCAAGACGTTCGTCGGCTACGCGGAAAGCATGCCTTCCGACGGCTACACGGGCTGCACGAAGGACAAATACGCCCGCAAGCACAACAGCTGGGTCAGCTTCGGCAATGTCCCGGCGTCGGCGAACAAACGGTTCTCGTCGTTCCCGAGCGACTTCACGAAGCTCCCGCACGTCGCTTTCGTGACCCCGGACCTGTGCAGCGACATGCATGACTGCGCGGTCGACACGGGCGACAAATGGCTGAAGAAGAACCTCGACGCCTATGCCCAATGGGCGAAGACGCACAACAGTCTCCTGATCGTCAATTTCGACGAAGACAGCGGGACGTCGGTGAACCAGATCTTCACCACGTTCGTCGGCGCCCACGTGAAGCCGGGCAGCTACAGCGAATCCGTCAACCACTACTCGATCCTCCGCACGATGGAGGCGGCGTTCGGCCTGCCGGGCATCGCCAACGCGGCGAACAAGTCGCCGATCACGAACGTGTGGCAGTAATCGGGTGAACCCCGCGGGCGTGTCCACAGTGGACGCGCCCGCGGGCGGGGAAGGGTGGTTCGACGCGTGTACCTGTCCACGATCGGCCGCCGGGAGCATCCCGGCGGCGTGTCCAAGAAGTCGTTCGCCCTCCTGGGCGGGAACGTCTTCGCCCTCGGCACCGTCAGCCTCGTCACGGACGTCTCCTCGGAGATGGTGACGGCCGTGCTGCCGGTGTACCTGGTGCTCGGGCTGCACCTCGGCCCGGCGGCGTACGGCGTGGTCGACGGCCTCTACACCGGCGCGACCGCGCTGCTGCGCCTCGTCGGCGGTTACGTCGCGGACCGGGTGCGGCGGCGCAAGGCCGTCGCGGGGCTGGGCTACGCGATGTCGGCGGTGGCGAAACTGGGGCTCGTGGCCGTGGGGTCTTCGGCGGCCGCGATCGGCGTTGTGCTGACCGCGGACCGGACGGGCAAGGGCCTGCGGACCGCGCCCCGCGACGCGCTGATCACGCTGTCCGCGCCGGAGCACATGCTGGGCCGCGCGTTCGGGGTGCACCGGGCGATGGACAGCGTCGGCGCGTTCCTCGGCCCGCTCGTCGCGGTCGCGGTGCTGGCCTTCGTCGGCTCGTCGACCGGGATCGAAGGCTTCGACGCGGTGTTCGTGACCAGTTTCTGCATCGCCGCGGCCGGGGTGCTGCTGCTGGCGTTGTTCGTCCGCGACCACCGCGCGCCCAAACCGCCGTCGGGGACCGTGTCCTTACGGGCGGCGGCCGGGCTCCTGCGGGGCACCGGCGTGCGACGGCTGCTGATCGCCGCCTGCGTCCTGGGCATGGCGACCATCGGCGACGGTTTCGTGTACCTCCTGCTGCAGGACAAGGAGGACATCGCCACCGGCTGGTTCCCGCTGCTGGCAGTCGGCACGAACCTGGGCTATCTGGTGCTGGCCGCACCGCTCGGCGCGCTGGCCGACCGGATCGGCAGGCTGCCGGTGATGCTCGCGGGCTACGGCGCGCTGATCGCCGTCTACCTGCTGCTGCTCAGCCCGCTGACCGGCTGGGCGCTGTTCGCGCTCACCCTCGGCCTGTACGGCGTGTTCTACGCGGCGACCGACGGCGTGCTGATGGCGCTGGCCGGGCCGTTGCTGCCCGAGGCCTTGCGCACCACCGGGATCGCGATCGTGCAGAGCGGGCAGGCGCTCGCCTACTTCGCCTCGTCCGTCCTTTTCGGACTCTCATGGCAGTTCTGGGGTGCGACCACGGCGATAGCGATCGCCGCGGGCACGGTGCTCGCCGCCGTCGCCGCCACCTTCGTTCTCTTGGCTCCCCGCAGGAAGGCACGACCGTGAACACCCGCACCCGCGTCCTGATCGCCGTCACCGGAGTACTCACGCTGGCCGCGGCCGCCGTGATCTACGTCGGAGTGGCGGGAGCGCGCAACCAGGACACCGCGTCGGCGGGCACCAGCGGTGCCGTCACCCTCGACGGCCCGCGGTTGCTCTTCCGCAGCACCGCCGACGCCGACCGCGGGCACGTGTCCAGCGTCGCGGCGGCCGATCCGGGCGGGGCTCGGGCGGTGTCGAACCTGTCCTGCAGCCGGGTCTACGCGGCGGGCGGCACCGGCATCTGCCTGCGCCCGGAGAGCGGGCTGACCACCTATCAGCTGGCCGTACTCGACGGCCGTCTCACGGTCACGCAGGAGATCCCGCTGGTCGGTTTGCCCAACCGGGCCCGCGTCTCGGCCGACGGCCGCCGTCTCGCGTGGACGGTGTTCGTCACCGGCGATTCCTACAACGGCGGCCGGTTCTCCACCCGCGCCGGCACGCTCGACCTCACCACCGACAACGTCGAGGGCACGCTCGAGGACTTCGCCGTGACCGTGGACGGCAAGCCCTACAAGGCGGCCGACTTCAACTTCTGGGGCGTGACCTTCACCCGGGACCCGGACCGGTTCTACGCCACCATGTCCACCGGCTCCCACCGCTACCTCGTCGAAGGCGACGCCAAGGCCCGCACCGCCAGGACGGTGCGGGACAACGTCGAATGCCCGTCGCTGTCCCCCGACGAGACCCGCATCGCCTACAAGTCCGCCATCGACGGCGATCCCGCCAAGGGCTGGCGGGTCTCGGTGCTCGACCTCGCGAGCGGCACCGTGACGCCGCTGGCCGAGACCCGGAGCGTCGACGACCAGCCGGCCTGGCTCGACGACCACACCGTCGGCTACGCCCTCCCCCGCACGCAAGGACATTCCGACGTCTGGGCCGTTCCCGCCGACGGTACGGGGGCACCGCGCCTGCTCATCCCGGAGGCCGAATCGCCCGCTGCTCTACGCTCCTGACCATGAGGGCCGCGCTGCTGATCGTCGACATGCAGGAAATGCTCGTTCCCCTGGTCTGGCGCGGTGAGGAACTGGCGTCCCGGATCGCCGCGCTGGCGCGCGAAGCCCGCGCCCACGGCGTTCCGGTGATCGCGCTCCGGCAGATCGGCGCCTCCGGCACGGACTTCGACCCCGCGTCACCGGGCACCCGGCTCAGCCCGCTGCTCGGCCTCGAACCGGTCGACGTGGTGGTCGACAAAACGGCGACGGATTCCTTCTACCGCACCGGGCTGGCAGGCTTGCTCGTCGACCGCGGCGTGGACACCGTGGTGCTGACCGGGCTCGCGACCGACTACTGCGTCGACGCGACCGCCCGGTCCGCGCAGAGCCACGGTCTGGACGTCGTGCTGGTCGGCGACGGTCACGCGCCCTCGTCCGACGGCGATCCCGTCGCCGGTCTGACCGCCGAGCAGGTCATCGCCCGGCACAACCTGATCCTGGGCACGGCGATCCACCCCGGCGGGCGGCTGCGCGTGGTTCCCGCGGCGGAGGTCGCGTTCACCGGCTGAGCGGGCGTGCTCGTAGGATCGGCCAGTCATGATCACGAACTTCCTGCTCGACCACTCCGCCCTCGTGCCGGTGGCGATCCTGCTGGTCGCGCTCGTCTGCGCCGTCCTCGGTCACCTGTTCGCGGGCAGGCACCGGATCCTGTGGACCCTCACCGGGGTGTCCCTGGTGCCGGTCTTCGCGCTGACGCTGGTTCCCGCCGGCCGCACGATCGACGAGGTCGGGTGCACGGTCCAGTTCTCCCTGCCCACGCTCGGCGCGGTGGAACTCCTGGCCAACGTCGCGCTGTTCCTGCCTCCGGTGTACTTCGCCGCGCTGGCGTCCCGGCGCCCGCTGACGATGCTCGTGGCGGGCTCGGCGCTGTCCGCGGTGGTCGAGACCCTGCAGGCGCTCGTACCCGCGATCGGCCGCGCCTGCGACACCAACGACTGGCTGATGAACACCCTCGGCGGGGTCCTCGGGTTACTCCTCGCGCTCGGTACGGCGTGGCTGGTGGACCGCCGTGCTCAGTCCGGCAGTTCGACGGGCGCGATGTCGTCGTAGACGTCGCCCGGTCCCGGGTTCGCCGGGTCCGTCTCGCCGCCGAAATGGTGCAGGACGCCCCACACCGCGTTGAGCGCCGTCTGGACCGCGCCTTCCGCCCAGCCCGCCGTCCACGAAACGTCGTCGCCCGCCAGGAAAAGGCCGCGATGACGCTCTTCCAGCCGGTCCTGCATGAAATGCGTGAACAGCCGGTGCTGGTAGCGGTAGTGGCCGGGAAGGTTGGCCTTGAACGCGCCCATGAAATGCGGTTCGGCCTCCCACGAGACGGTCACCGGATCGCCGATGATGTGCCGCCGGACGTCGACGCCCGGATAGATCTCCTTCAGCGACTGAAGCATCACCTCGACCCGTTCGGACACCGAGAGCGGCAGCCACTTCAGCGAATCGTCGGCCCAGGTGTAGGACAGGCAGATCACCGCGGGCGCGTCCGGATCGTCGCCGAGCAGGTAGGTGCCGCGGGGCATGCGGTCGGTGAGCGTCATGCTCATCGTGTCGCGGCCGGTCTCCGGATCCTTGTCCAGCCAGAACGGCCGGTCCACCGGGACGAAGACCTTCGAGGACTCCATGTAGTGCGTGCGCTCGATCGCCGTCCAGTGGTCGATCGGGAACAGCGCCTCGTCGCATTCGATCTTCGACAGCAGCATCCAGCTCTGCGCGGTGAACACCGCCGCCGGATACGTACGGATTCGGCCTTCGGTGTCGGTCACGGTGATGTTGTTCGGCGCGGTGCGGTGCAGCCGGGCGACTCCGGGGTTCGGCCCGCCGCCGTGCAGCGAGCTCAGACTCGTTCCCGGGGGCCAGAACGCGATGTCCTCGGGCGCGTGTTCCCACAGCCGCAACGGAAGCTGCCTGCTGCCGCCCGCGATGCTGCGGTGCTCGTCGTCGGCGCCGGTGTAGACCACGCGCAGGATTTCCAGGATGGAGTTCGGGAAGTCGGTGTCCCAGCCGCCGGTGCCGAAGCCGACCTGGCCGAAGATCTCGCGGTCGCGGAACGAGGCGAACGCGGGTGACTGGCAGAGGAAGCCGTAGAAGGTCTGGTCGTCCAGCCGCGGCACGAGTTCGTTCCACAGCCGCTTGATGGTCTTCGTGTCGCGCTCGCGGATCGCGGTCTGCATCTCGGCGAACGCGGCCTGCTCGGCCAACGTGCTGTCCCAGGCGGCCGCGACCTTGCCGAAGACCGCGGGCAACTCGTCCGCCGTGCGGGCGTAGTGGCTCTCCCCTTTGAGATCGACGACGGTGCTCGGCGTTCCCGGTGCCAGCGGGTTCGGGAACGGAGTGGTCTCCAGGCCGACCTTGTCGATGTAGTGGAACAGCGCGGTGGACGCGGGCGGGAAGCGCATCGCGCCCATCTCCGCGACGACGTCGTCCGGGCAGCCGGGGAAGTTCACCGTGCGCAGGCGGCCACCGATTTCGGCGATCTCGTAGACGACCGGGCGCAGACCCAGCTTCATCAGTTCGTACGCGGTGACGATGCCCGAGAGGCCGCCGCCGATCACCGCCACCTCGGTGCCGTGCCGCTCGGCCGGAAGGGAGCCGAGTCCGGCGGGGTGGGCGAGAAAGTCGTCGTAGGCGAACGGGAAATCGGGGCCGAACATGGTGATCGGACGGCCCGCGGGCTCGTCGTGGTGGATCGCTGTCGGGAGGGCGGAGGTCATGCGGACAGTCCTCGGTACAGATCGGGCCGTCGGTCGGCCAGGTGGGTGTTCTCGAGCCGCGACGCGACGAGCGCGTCACGGGTGACTTCGGCGCTGATCAGCTCCGGCCCGGCGCCCGCCGTCGCGAGTACCTCACCGGTCGGGGCGACGACGCGGGAACGGCCGCAGTAGGTCAGTTCCCGCTCGGTGTCACAGCGGTTCGCGTAGGCGACGTACAGCTGACTCTCGTAGGCGCGGGCGGGCACCAGGGTGTCGGCGACCAGTTCGTACGGGCTCATCAGCGCGGTCGGCACCACGAGCACGTCGGTCCCCGCCAGCGCGTGTGCCCGCACCAGTTCGGGGAACTCGACGTCGTAGCAGATCAGCAGGCCGATCCGGAGACCGCCGAGATCCGCCTGCACGACCGCCTCGGCACCCGGCTCGAACCAGGAGCGGTCGATGTCGCCGAACAGATGTGTCTTGCGGTAGTTCGCCAGACGGCGTCCGTCGGGGCCGATCAGCTGAACGCTGTTGAACACGTGGGCGCCGTCGGATTCGGGGTAGCCGTAGACCAGCGCGGCCCCGGTTTCCCTGGCCAGCGCGGACATGCGGGCCGCCGTCGGCCCGTCGGCCGGTTCGGCGAGCTCGTGGGAACGGACGCCGATGTGGTAACCGGTGGTGATCATTTCGGCGGCGACCACGAGGTCGGCGCCCGACGCCGCGACGGCGGACGGCAGTTCGGCGTAGGGGCCCTGATGGACGGCGATCTTCACGCCATCGACGATATCCGCCGTTCTACTGCGCGGATAAGGCCGAATCGTTGCGAAAGATCTTGGCGGACCATCGGTTCGATGCAGTCCGATGCAATTCTGCGGCGATTTGTTGTCTTGGTCACCCGCCGGGCGGGGGTTCCTCCGTATGGTCGTCCGCCCAGCCCAGTGCCTCGGTGATCGCCTTCTCCGCGATGGCCGACATCGTCGACATATAGGTACCGCTGACGTGGTTGTCGTCGAGGTAGACGAGGACGTTGCCGATCACCGGCGGGCAGACCTCGGCCGTGCAGAAGTAGTCGCTGAAGTCGAGGAACCGCACGTTCGGCGGCAGATCCGAAAGCGTCTCGTACGGCGGCTCCGCCGCGTAGAGGTCGTAGCGCGGCGTCGCGCACTCGGGCGCCTCCGCGCCGCGGTTCTCTGCGCAGGCCGACGGCGACTGGGCGAACCGCGGGTTGTCCCGCACCGCCAGCACCGGAATGCCCTCCTCGTCGATCTTGCGCCACTGGGCGATGTAGCCGCCGGGAACCCGCTCCTCGACACCGAGTCGCACGTCCCT contains these protein-coding regions:
- a CDS encoding cysteine hydrolase family protein, which produces MRAALLIVDMQEMLVPLVWRGEELASRIAALAREARAHGVPVIALRQIGASGTDFDPASPGTRLSPLLGLEPVDVVVDKTATDSFYRTGLAGLLVDRGVDTVVLTGLATDYCVDATARSAQSHGLDVVLVGDGHAPSSDGDPVAGLTAEQVIARHNLILGTAIHPGGRLRVVPAAEVAFTG
- a CDS encoding flavin monoamine oxidase family protein, with the protein product MTSALPTAIHHDEPAGRPITMFGPDFPFAYDDFLAHPAGLGSLPAERHGTEVAVIGGGLSGIVTAYELMKLGLRPVVYEIAEIGGRLRTVNFPGCPDDVVAEMGAMRFPPASTALFHYIDKVGLETTPFPNPLAPGTPSTVVDLKGESHYARTADELPAVFGKVAAAWDSTLAEQAAFAEMQTAIRERDTKTIKRLWNELVPRLDDQTFYGFLCQSPAFASFRDREIFGQVGFGTGGWDTDFPNSILEILRVVYTGADDEHRSIAGGSRQLPLRLWEHAPEDIAFWPPGTSLSSLHGGGPNPGVARLHRTAPNNITVTDTEGRIRTYPAAVFTAQSWMLLSKIECDEALFPIDHWTAIERTHYMESSKVFVPVDRPFWLDKDPETGRDTMSMTLTDRMPRGTYLLGDDPDAPAVICLSYTWADDSLKWLPLSVSERVEVMLQSLKEIYPGVDVRRHIIGDPVTVSWEAEPHFMGAFKANLPGHYRYQHRLFTHFMQDRLEERHRGLFLAGDDVSWTAGWAEGAVQTALNAVWGVLHHFGGETDPANPGPGDVYDDIAPVELPD
- a CDS encoding VanZ family protein, giving the protein MITNFLLDHSALVPVAILLVALVCAVLGHLFAGRHRILWTLTGVSLVPVFALTLVPAGRTIDEVGCTVQFSLPTLGAVELLANVALFLPPVYFAALASRRPLTMLVAGSALSAVVETLQALVPAIGRACDTNDWLMNTLGGVLGLLLALGTAWLVDRRAQSGSSTGAMSS
- a CDS encoding nitrilase-related carbon-nitrogen hydrolase, coding for MKIAVHQGPYAELPSAVAASGADLVVAAEMITTGYHIGVRSHELAEPADGPTAARMSALARETGAALVYGYPESDGAHVFNSVQLIGPDGRRLANYRKTHLFGDIDRSWFEPGAEAVVQADLGGLRIGLLICYDVEFPELVRAHALAGTDVLVVPTALMSPYELVADTLVPARAYESQLYVAYANRCDTERELTYCGRSRVVAPTGEVLATAGAGPELISAEVTRDALVASRLENTHLADRRPDLYRGLSA